One bacterium DNA segment encodes these proteins:
- the rlmH gene encoding 23S rRNA (pseudouridine(1915)-N(3))-methyltransferase RlmH: MKLKLLAIGKIKREAFQQLAQEYERRIRRFQPFEVIEIPDEKVGAKAEIPKVLRREAERVEKHLKKDAHLVVLDEHGEQWSSIDLSWELGQWFHHSPSEIAFLVGGAFGLDEELKKRAEVRWSLSKLTLPHQLARVLTLEQLYRALTILKNVPYHHE; the protein is encoded by the coding sequence ATGAAGCTCAAGCTCCTCGCCATCGGAAAGATCAAGCGCGAGGCCTTCCAACAGCTGGCTCAGGAATACGAGCGCCGGATCCGGCGCTTCCAACCCTTCGAGGTGATCGAGATCCCCGATGAGAAGGTCGGCGCCAAGGCCGAGATCCCCAAGGTCCTGCGCCGCGAGGCCGAGCGGGTCGAGAAGCACCTCAAGAAGGACGCCCATCTGGTCGTCCTCGACGAGCACGGCGAGCAGTGGTCGAGCATCGACTTGTCCTGGGAGCTGGGCCAGTGGTTCCATCACTCGCCAAGCGAGATCGCCTTTCTGGTCGGCGGCGCCTTCGGCCTCGACGAGGAATTGAAGAAGCGGGCCGAGGTCCGCTGGAGCCTCTCCAAATTGACTTTGCCCCATCAGTTGGCTAGGGTCCTGACTCTGGAGCAGCTGTACCGCGCTCTGACCATTTTGAAGAACGTTCCCTATCACCACGAATGA
- the rsfS gene encoding ribosome silencing factor, translating into METIELARKIASEALDTKVRDLKLLDLRGLVSYTDYFILGTGTSDRHVRSVADRVHLKVKKELGRLPLSYEGQDSGNWVLLDYGDVVLHLFLEEQRRYYGLDEFWSHAPALTVDGARPAKKKPSQVKKPKPAKPAKPAKPTPKTKAKPKKKK; encoded by the coding sequence ATGGAAACGATAGAACTGGCCCGTAAAATAGCCAGCGAAGCCCTCGACACCAAGGTCCGCGATTTGAAGCTCCTCGATCTCCGGGGCTTGGTCAGCTACACCGATTATTTCATCCTCGGCACCGGAACCAGCGACCGCCACGTCCGCTCGGTCGCCGATCGGGTCCATTTGAAGGTGAAAAAGGAGTTGGGCCGGCTGCCGCTGAGCTACGAGGGCCAAGACTCGGGCAATTGGGTCCTGCTCGACTACGGCGACGTCGTTCTCCATCTTTTCCTCGAGGAACAGCGGCGCTATTACGGCCTGGACGAATTCTGGTCTCACGCGCCGGCCTTGACCGTCGACGGGGCCCGTCCGGCCAAGAAGAAGCCGAGCCAAGTCAAGAAGCCGAAGCCGGCCAAGCCGGCCAAACCGGCCAAACCCACACCCAAAACCAAAGCCAAGCCCAAGAAGAAAAAATGA